From a single Mycolicibacterium moriokaense genomic region:
- a CDS encoding nuclear transport factor 2 family protein, with translation MQMSQQDLKSLSERYFAAWAAHDPDAIVALHTPDTQFWMHMDGEPVVGRDAVRAAFAEIFTQFPDFTWETYRVLYGENHWILDWALISGDIRFDCLDVVSISPNGLVARKDSFIDAAQLQAALGSVA, from the coding sequence ATGCAAATGTCCCAGCAGGACCTCAAATCCCTTTCCGAGCGCTATTTCGCGGCGTGGGCGGCGCACGATCCCGACGCGATCGTGGCGCTGCACACCCCGGACACCCAGTTCTGGATGCACATGGACGGCGAGCCCGTCGTTGGCCGCGATGCCGTGCGTGCCGCCTTCGCTGAAATCTTCACGCAGTTCCCCGATTTCACGTGGGAGACCTACCGCGTGCTCTACGGCGAGAACCACTGGATCCTCGACTGGGCGCTGATCTCCGGCGACATCCGGTTCGACTGCCTCGACGTCGTGAGTATCTCGCCGAACGGGCTTGTCGCGCGCAAGGACAGCTTCATCGATGCGGCGCAACTGCAGGCGGCGCTGGGGTCGGTCGCATGA
- a CDS encoding prepilin peptidase — MEVGVAGVGVLAWFVGLSWYDVRERRLPNWLTVPGAATILAGAVVAGHGTSAAAGAASLFAIYLALHLTAPTAMGGGDVKLAIGIGALTGAFGVDVWSLAALGAPLLTAAVAVVAGVGSTARTVPHGPSMCVTAAAACGLAIL, encoded by the coding sequence GTGGAGGTGGGGGTGGCCGGTGTCGGCGTGCTGGCCTGGTTCGTCGGGTTGAGTTGGTACGACGTCCGGGAGCGTCGGTTGCCCAACTGGCTGACGGTTCCTGGCGCGGCCACGATCCTGGCGGGTGCCGTCGTGGCCGGCCATGGCACGTCCGCCGCGGCGGGTGCCGCCTCGCTGTTCGCGATCTATCTCGCGCTGCACCTGACGGCGCCCACGGCCATGGGTGGCGGTGACGTCAAGCTCGCGATCGGAATCGGGGCGCTGACCGGGGCCTTCGGCGTCGACGTTTGGTCGCTCGCCGCGTTGGGGGCGCCGTTGCTGACCGCGGCGGTGGCGGTGGTCGCCGGGGTTGGCAGCACAGCCCGAACCGTCCCGCACGGGCCCTCGATGTGTGTGACCGCGGCGGCAGCGTGCGGTCTGGCGATCCTGTGA
- a CDS encoding EamA family transporter: MLAAARSPAGPALLVAAAAVSQEVGAAFAVGLFAALGAVGAVFARFLVAGVLLGVFVRPRMRGPTSTAWFSVAALALTLTAMNVCFYFALTRIPLGVAVTVEVLGPLALSVVVSKRASAWLWAGLALAGVAMLSLTGVRFGHLDLVGLAFAAGAALGWAGYIIASSRAAASFPSLDALAIATMLGALATAPFAMLSVDPHAALRWEVVGLGVTVGVMSSVIPYSLELISLRHLPPETFAVVTCLSPVVAALAGWLVLGQHLALTGYVAIVLVTLASIGAVRATSGRRSPPSSLPWAQAAP, translated from the coding sequence GTGCTCGCCGCCGCCCGATCCCCTGCCGGACCCGCGCTGCTCGTGGCGGCGGCCGCGGTGAGCCAGGAAGTGGGCGCCGCGTTCGCCGTCGGTCTGTTCGCGGCCTTGGGCGCGGTCGGCGCGGTGTTCGCGCGCTTCCTGGTCGCCGGAGTGCTGCTCGGCGTCTTCGTCCGGCCACGCATGCGGGGCCCGACGTCGACCGCCTGGTTCTCGGTCGCGGCTCTCGCGCTCACCCTGACCGCGATGAACGTGTGCTTCTACTTCGCGCTGACGCGGATACCGCTCGGTGTCGCCGTCACGGTGGAAGTGCTTGGCCCGCTGGCGCTTTCGGTGGTGGTGAGCAAGCGCGCCAGCGCATGGTTGTGGGCCGGACTGGCATTGGCCGGCGTCGCCATGCTCAGCCTCACGGGCGTGCGGTTCGGCCACCTGGACCTCGTCGGACTGGCATTCGCCGCGGGCGCTGCACTTGGCTGGGCGGGTTACATCATCGCCTCGTCGCGCGCGGCGGCCAGTTTTCCCAGCCTCGATGCGCTGGCCATCGCCACGATGCTCGGCGCTCTCGCCACCGCACCGTTCGCGATGCTGTCCGTCGATCCGCACGCGGCATTGCGGTGGGAGGTGGTGGGACTCGGGGTCACGGTGGGCGTGATGTCCTCGGTCATCCCGTATTCCCTCGAGCTGATCTCGCTGCGACATCTGCCGCCCGAGACGTTCGCGGTGGTGACGTGTCTGTCTCCGGTCGTCGCCGCGCTCGCCGGCTGGCTGGTCCTCGGACAACACCTCGCGCTCACCGGGTATGTCGCGATCGTGCTCGTGACGCTGGCAAGCATCGGCGCGGTGCGCGCGACTAGCGGTCGGCGATCGCCGCCCTCATCGCTTCCTTGGGCGCAGGCAGCCCCGTGA
- a CDS encoding shikimate dehydrogenase codes for MTAGHGPRKAAVLGSPIAHSRSPQLHLAAYRALGLEGWTYERIECTAEQLPALVGGLGPEWVGVSVTMPGKFAALEFADERTARAELVGSANTLVRTEKGWRADNTDVDGIIGALGQVSGRAAVVGSGGTAPAAVVGLAELGVQDISIVARNRAKAGPLVGLAAQVGAQARWIELGAPVGDVDVVVSTIPADVAAAHVETLAATPVLLDAIYDPWPTPLAAAVESAGGRVISGLEMLLNQAFAQVEQFTGLPAPKEAMRAAIADR; via the coding sequence ATGACGGCGGGGCATGGTCCGCGCAAGGCCGCGGTGCTCGGTTCGCCCATTGCGCATTCCCGCTCACCGCAGCTGCACCTTGCCGCGTATCGCGCGCTGGGGCTCGAGGGCTGGACCTACGAACGGATCGAGTGCACAGCCGAGCAGTTACCCGCCCTCGTGGGTGGTTTGGGGCCGGAATGGGTCGGCGTGTCGGTGACGATGCCTGGCAAGTTCGCGGCCCTGGAGTTCGCCGACGAACGGACCGCCCGCGCCGAGCTGGTGGGTTCGGCCAACACCCTGGTGCGGACAGAAAAGGGCTGGCGCGCCGACAACACCGACGTCGACGGGATCATCGGCGCGCTGGGCCAGGTGTCGGGCAGGGCTGCGGTGGTGGGCTCGGGCGGTACGGCCCCCGCCGCTGTCGTCGGGCTGGCAGAGCTTGGCGTGCAGGATATTTCGATCGTCGCCCGCAACCGGGCCAAGGCCGGGCCGCTTGTCGGGCTCGCGGCTCAGGTCGGTGCGCAGGCGCGCTGGATCGAGCTGGGCGCACCGGTGGGTGATGTCGACGTGGTCGTGAGCACCATCCCGGCCGACGTGGCAGCCGCGCATGTCGAGACCCTGGCGGCGACGCCCGTCCTGCTCGACGCGATCTACGACCCGTGGCCCACTCCGCTGGCGGCGGCCGTCGAATCCGCAGGCGGACGGGTGATCAGCGGGCTGGAGATGCTGTTGAACCAGGCTTTCGCTCAGGTCGAGCAGTTCACGGGGCTGCCTGCGCCCAAGGAAGCGATGAGGGCGGCGATCGCCGACCGCTAG
- a CDS encoding endolytic transglycosylase MltG, whose product MSDDWGRERVESDWRRERVEPMAVGPPRHRKSRAARLREARNRRRRRMATAGALGILVVVVIGAVFLGSRLWHSMFGTSNDFTGDGVTDVVIQIHDGDSTTAIGQTLQEQNVVATSAAFVNAAQGNAAISSIQPGFYKVRTEIPAANAVERLADPQNRVGKLVIPEGRQLDDVQDVNTNAVTDGILTLISKATCVDLDGESKCVAADALKEAAGTVDPTALSVPQWALGPVKAMGTDHRRLEGLIAPGTWNIDPSATPQEILSTLIGASATQYEQGGLLDTAQAMNMSPYQILTVGSLVQREATPEDFAKVARVIYNRLGEKRTLEFDSTVNYPLDRIEVATTDADRAQRTPWNTYVRPGLPATPICSPGQPALAAAEQPAPGDWLYFVTIDKQGTTLFTRDYEQHLANIELAMHNGVLDSGR is encoded by the coding sequence ATGTCTGACGACTGGGGCCGGGAGCGCGTGGAGTCCGACTGGCGCCGCGAACGGGTCGAGCCCATGGCCGTCGGCCCGCCCCGGCATCGCAAGAGTCGAGCGGCCCGGCTGAGGGAGGCACGTAACCGCCGTCGGCGCCGCATGGCCACCGCTGGGGCGCTCGGCATCCTGGTCGTGGTCGTGATCGGCGCAGTGTTCCTGGGATCGAGGCTGTGGCACAGCATGTTCGGCACGAGCAACGACTTCACCGGTGACGGTGTCACCGACGTGGTGATCCAGATCCACGACGGCGACTCCACGACCGCAATCGGCCAGACGCTCCAGGAGCAGAACGTCGTCGCCACCTCGGCCGCGTTCGTCAACGCCGCACAGGGCAATGCCGCGATCTCGTCGATCCAGCCGGGGTTCTACAAGGTGCGCACGGAGATTCCCGCCGCCAATGCCGTTGAGCGGCTTGCCGATCCGCAGAACCGCGTCGGCAAGCTGGTGATCCCCGAGGGTCGTCAGCTCGACGACGTCCAGGACGTGAACACGAACGCCGTCACCGACGGCATCCTCACCCTGATCTCAAAGGCGACGTGTGTGGATCTCGACGGCGAGAGCAAGTGTGTCGCCGCTGACGCGCTCAAGGAGGCGGCGGGCACGGTCGACCCGACGGCGCTTTCGGTTCCGCAATGGGCGCTCGGACCGGTCAAGGCGATGGGCACCGACCACCGCCGGCTGGAGGGGCTCATCGCCCCGGGGACGTGGAACATCGACCCGTCGGCGACGCCACAGGAGATCCTGTCGACGTTGATCGGCGCCAGCGCAACTCAATACGAGCAGGGCGGGCTGCTCGACACCGCGCAGGCGATGAACATGTCGCCCTACCAGATCCTGACCGTCGGGTCGCTGGTGCAGCGCGAGGCCACCCCCGAAGACTTCGCCAAGGTGGCGCGGGTCATCTACAACCGGCTGGGTGAGAAGCGCACGCTCGAGTTCGACTCCACGGTGAACTATCCGCTCGACCGGATCGAAGTGGCGACCACCGACGCTGACCGCGCGCAGCGCACACCGTGGAACACCTATGTGCGGCCGGGACTTCCGGCGACGCCGATCTGTTCGCCCGGACAGCCGGCGCTTGCGGCCGCTGAACAGCCGGCACCGGGGGACTGGCTGTACTTCGTGACGATCGACAAGCAGGGCACCACCCTATTCACGCGGGATTATGAGCAGCATCTGGCGAACATCGAGCTCGCGATGCACAACGGTGTTCTCGACTCCGGACGGTAA